From the Argopecten irradians isolate NY chromosome 13, Ai_NY, whole genome shotgun sequence genome, one window contains:
- the LOC138305675 gene encoding ice nucleation protein-like encodes MCTNTIIAALTYNRIYGTTVVSSYSKFGDSNYRNIIVSSYSKYGGCSYGNTVAFSYTNSGDSNYENTVVSSYTQSVDNNYGNTVASSYTKSGDSNYGNTVASSYTRSGDNNYGNTVVFSYTKSGASSYGNTVASSYTKSGASSNGNTVVSS; translated from the coding sequence TAACAGAATCTATGGAACCACTGTTGTTTCTAGTTACTCAAAATTTGGTGACAGTAACTATCGAAACATCATTGTTTCTAGTTACTCCAAATATGGTGGCTGTAGCTATGGAAACACTGTTGCTTTTAGTTACACCAATTCTGGTGACAGTAACTATGAAAACACTGTTGTTTCTAGTTACACCCAATCTGTTGACAATAACTATGGAAACACTGTTGCTTCTAGTTACACCAAATCTGGTGACAGTAACTATGGAAATACTGTTGCTTCTAGTTACACCAGATCTGGTGACAATAACTATGGAAACACTGTTGTTTTTAGTTACACCAAATCCGGTGCCAGTAGCTATGGAAACACTGTTGCTTCTAGTTACACCAAATCCGGTGCTAGTAGCAATGGAAACACTGTTGTTTCTAGTTAG